The following are encoded together in the Streptomyces flavofungini genome:
- a CDS encoding HAD family hydrolase: MLNLVENHSSPRTAAFFDLDKTVIAKSSTLTFSKSFYQGGLINRRAVLRTAYAQFVFLAGGADHDQMERMRAYLSSLCRGWNVQQVKEIVAETLHDLIDPIIYDEAASLIEEHHTAGRDVVIVSTSGAEVVEPIGELLGADRVVATRMVVGDDGCFTGEVEYYAYGPTKAEAIRELAESEGYDLERCFAYSDSVTDVPMLESVGHPYAVNPDRALRREALARGWPILDFHRPVRLKQRLPAPRRPALVAAAAVGAAAATAGLVWFASRRRAAAS; the protein is encoded by the coding sequence CCTTGTGGAAAACCACTCGTCGCCCCGCACAGCCGCGTTCTTCGACCTGGACAAGACGGTCATTGCGAAGTCGAGCACGCTCACCTTCAGCAAGTCGTTCTACCAAGGCGGGCTGATCAACCGCAGGGCGGTACTGCGAACCGCATATGCCCAGTTCGTGTTCCTCGCCGGCGGGGCCGATCACGACCAGATGGAACGGATGCGCGCGTACCTGTCCTCGCTGTGCCGCGGCTGGAACGTGCAGCAGGTCAAGGAGATCGTCGCGGAGACCCTGCACGACCTGATCGACCCGATCATCTACGACGAGGCGGCCTCCCTCATCGAGGAGCACCACACCGCGGGGCGCGACGTCGTCATCGTCTCCACCTCGGGTGCCGAGGTGGTCGAGCCGATCGGCGAACTCCTCGGCGCGGACCGGGTGGTGGCCACGCGGATGGTGGTCGGCGACGACGGCTGCTTCACGGGCGAGGTGGAGTACTACGCGTACGGCCCCACGAAGGCGGAGGCGATCCGGGAGCTCGCCGAGTCGGAGGGGTACGACCTGGAGCGCTGCTTCGCCTACAGCGACTCGGTCACCGACGTGCCCATGCTCGAGTCCGTCGGCCATCCGTACGCCGTCAACCCGGACCGGGCACTGCGCCGCGAGGCCCTCGCGCGCGGATGGCCGATCCTCGACTTCCACCGCCCCGTGCGACTCAAGCAGCGGCTGCCCGCACCCCGCCGCCCCGCGCTCGTCGCGGCGGCAGCGGTCGGCGCCGCGGCGGCCACCGCGGGCCTCGTGTGGTTCGCCAGTCGGCGGCGCGCGGCAGCGAGCTGA
- a CDS encoding oxidoreductase produces MSTKADPLAALGELPGVADSVDSVRKAVDRVYGHRIMRRRSNEVTAEAALRGARGSAALSGAEWALEEVRRRTDFSGEGDARVMGAALRLTAEAGQLLSIWRQSPMRVLARLHLVAAAEADEAAGRPRLAGEPVDEPLIELELPDADEVAGRLEGLSQLIIAGGSAPALVTAAVVHGELAALRPFGSCNGLVARAAERIVLVGSGLDPKSICPAEAGHAELGRAAYMGALEAYVSGTPEGVAAWIVHCGKAVELGVRESTAVCEALQRGAA; encoded by the coding sequence ATGAGTACGAAAGCCGATCCGCTGGCGGCCCTGGGTGAGCTCCCCGGTGTCGCCGACTCCGTGGACTCCGTGCGCAAGGCCGTGGACCGCGTGTACGGCCACCGGATCATGCGGCGCCGCAGCAACGAGGTCACCGCCGAGGCGGCGCTGCGGGGGGCGCGCGGGTCCGCGGCCCTGTCCGGCGCCGAGTGGGCCCTTGAGGAAGTGCGCAGGCGCACCGACTTCAGCGGCGAGGGTGACGCGCGCGTGATGGGTGCCGCGCTGCGGCTGACCGCCGAGGCGGGGCAGCTCCTGTCCATCTGGCGGCAGTCGCCGATGCGGGTCCTGGCGCGGCTGCACCTGGTCGCCGCGGCCGAAGCCGACGAGGCCGCGGGCCGTCCGCGCCTGGCGGGCGAACCGGTCGACGAGCCGTTGATCGAGCTGGAGTTGCCGGACGCGGACGAGGTGGCGGGGCGACTCGAAGGCCTTTCGCAGCTGATCATCGCGGGCGGCTCTGCGCCGGCCCTGGTGACGGCGGCCGTGGTGCACGGCGAACTCGCGGCCCTGCGTCCCTTCGGCTCGTGCAACGGCCTGGTGGCGCGTGCGGCGGAGCGCATCGTCCTGGTGGGCAGCGGTCTCGACCCGAAGTCGATCTGCCCGGCCGAGGCGGGCCACGCGGAGCTGGGGCGCGCTGCCTATATGGGCGCCCTGGAGGCGTACGTGTCCGGCACTCCGGAGGGTGTGGCCGCCTGGATCGTCCACTGTGGCAAGGCGGTTGAGCTGGGCGTCAGGGAGTCGACGGCGGTGTGCGAGGCGCTGCAGCGCGGCGCGGCCTGA